The window attcttaaagaggtgggaataccagcccaccttacctgattcctgagaaatctatatgaaggtcaagaagcaatagaactggacatggaacaacagactggttccaaatagggaaaggagtatgtcaggttctatactgtcaccctgcttatttaacttatatccagagtacatcatgtgaaatgctgggttggatgaagcacaagctggaatcaagactgctggaagaaatatcaacaacctcagatatgcagatgacaccacccacgaagaagaaataaagagcttcttgatgaaaatgaaagaagagagtgaaaaagctggtttacaactcaaaattcaaaaaactaagatcatggcatccggtcccatcacttcatggcaaatagatggggaaacaatggaaacagtgagagactttatattttgggctacaaaatcactgcagatggtgactgcagtcatgaaattaaaagatgcttgctccttgaaagaaaagctatcaccaatcctagacagcatattaaaaagcagagacattactttgccaacaaaggtccatctagtcaaagctatgtttttttccagtagtcatgtatggatgtgagagttggactataaggaaagctgagtgctgaagcattgatgcctttgaactctggtgttggagaagactcttgagagtcccttggactacaaggagttccaatcagtccatcctaaaggaaatcagtcctgaatattcattggaaggactgatgctgccactgaagctgaagctccaatactttggccacctgatgggaagaattaactcatttgaaaaggccctgatactgggaataattgaaggcaggaggaaaaggggataacagaagataagatagttgtatggcattaccaacttgatggacctgagtttggtaatggacagggaagcctggcatgctgcaatcaatggggttgcaaaaagtcagacacgactgagtgactgaactgaagtgatcaaTTAAAGCAATTAAAACAATGAATCTACATGTGCCTGAGACCCTAAAGAAGATTCTAGTCAGAGTGAAGAGTCTTTGTCTCTTACTCTTGGGTTTCCTAAGATCCATGTTTTGTTCCACCAAGAAATCAAGCTGCTTGGCTGGAGACTGCACATCGCCACATGCATAAGGAGGCAAGGCGAGGAGAAGGGACAGGTGGACAAGAAAGGGGAGTCTCTGCAAGACAGAGTCCCTTGAGGACTCTCCAGCAGCCTAGAAATGAAAGGTATTATTAACTGCTGCTTTGCCCTTCCAGAGACTAGTGACTGGCTCATTTATATAACTCTCTCTACTTCTTTTCCCACAAACATACATTCATAGCAATTTTCTCAATTGGTCAGCACAATATcccaagtgaaaaggaaagatagggaTTATTATACCCCTTTTGACAGATAGGaaggctgaggcacagagaagtgatgtgacttgctcaaagtcactcaTCTCTGGAGAAATTGGGACCAAAAGCCTGGTCTTCTTATTGTACACAGACTGCCAAGGCGGAGTAGGTCAGGAGACTCACCGGGATATCTGGGCGATGTCATAGCCTCTGTCAATAGCAATCTTCCCTGCAGGCACTGCTGCGCTGAGCAGGAGCTGCTCTGTGcctgcttgggcttcccttacaAACTCAGCCTTCATTTCCTGGTTGGGAGAGAGGCAGGTGAGTGACAGCAAGCCTTGTGGAGAAAGATCTTTGAGGATGTCATTGGCCTTCCCTGTCTGCTGTAATCTCCAACCAGACCGGAGCTTAGTGGGAATGATAAAGTGGTCCCATCTGCAGGCTCACCCATCCTTTTCCTAAAAACAGTTTGGGCCAGTCTCATCCCTACACCCCATGTGTACTCATCAgtattccatttttctttatccTGCAGGGACCATGAGAATAAAGAGTGATCCCGCTTGGTCCACAGATAGAGCTGGAAGACATTTGCTGTTGGTCTGTGCTTTGTTTAAGGTAGTAAATGAGAACACAAAGTTAAAGTGATTCATACTGACTGCTGTTCAGTCTGTTGTTCTACTCTGTTCAGTCGCCaggctgtgtctgactgtttgcgaccccatggactgccgcacaccaggcttctccatccctcaccatctcttggagtttgcccaagttcatgtccattgaatcagtgatgccatccgtctatctcatcctctgtcccccccttctcctctgccttcaatctttcccagcatagggtcttctccattgagttggctcttcacatcaggtggccaaagtattggagcttcagcttcagtgtcagtccttctaatgaatatttaggatcaatttcctttagaattgactgatttgatatccttgtagtccaagggactctcaagagtcttctccaacacaacagtttgaagcatcaattcttcagtgctctgccctctttctggtccaactctcacattcgtacatgactactggaaagaccatagccttaatTATATGGACCGTTGTCGGCaatgtgatgtctttgctttttaatacactgtctaggtttgtcatagctttccttccaagaagcaaccaTCTTCTAAtctcacggctgcagtcaccatccacagtgattttagagctcaggaagaggaaatctgtcactgcttccaccttttcaccttttgtttgccatgaagtgatgggactggataccatgatcttcttttttttgatgttgagttttaagccagctttttcactctcctctttcaccctcatcaagaggctctttggttcctctttgcttactgccattagagtggtatcatctgcatatctgaggttgttgatatttctcccggaaatcttgattccagtttgtaattcacccagtccagcattttgcatgatgtgttctgcatataagtgaaataaacagggtgacaatatacagccttgtcatactcctttctcaattttgtacCAGTCAGTTGTtgagattctaactgttgcttatggACCCACATAGttcctcaagagacaggtaagatggtctggtattcccatctctttaagagttttccacagtttgttatgattcacacagtGCAAGGCTTTATTGTAGTCAATGAAAaacaagtacatgtttttctggaattcccttgctttctctatgatccagcaaatgttacTGATACTGTGAACAATTTGTTTGATTGCTCTGCCCCTAGGGTAACTAGAGATGCTTGGGCTGCCCCCAGATGGAGTTGAGTATCCCTGATTTAGTGCATGCTTGGGAGTGCACAGTGTCAGTTTGAGAATGAATAGAGGACAATGATGCTCGACTAAGTGGCAGTGAGGAGTAGGTGCCCCGGTTAGTGGACGCTGCCTCTTAGAACCCCAGCCCACCTCCCCCTGTTTTCAGAGGATGTCTTCCCTGCTGTGTCAGACCTCAGGACACAGGCCTGTTTGTCTTACCTTTGGTCCAGATCTCAGGACTCTGCAGCAAGGAGGCTTTAGTCTCCCTTTGCCTGCCTCAGGAGAACATGCCCGAAGAtagcttcctccctccccactccttggtgctccccacctccctgcccctttCCCCGACCCGACCAGCACCTTGACCAGAGTGGTGAGATGCCGCTTGTCTCTCCACCCGGGGTAGAGCCATGCTAGGTCCAGTCCATCAAAGCCATGGGTCCGCAGAAATGGTGGCACCGACTTGATGAAAGTCCTGCGACTCTGCGTCTTGGAAGCTATCTTGGAAAATCTAGAACCAAAATCACCACAGTAGAGTGCTCAGCACCAAAATGCTGGGTGCCTTGGCCCCTTGGAGTGGTCTCTGGGGCATGTGCAGCTGGGAGCCTGAACTCACACAGCTATAGGAGGGCATGGTTTGGACAGGACCCACTTCTAATCATCTTATTAATAGAAAGAACATGTGCTTTATAATCAGATATCCCTGGCTCTGTCACCTAGTAGCCAAGCCATTTTGAGAAGATTATAACctgagtcttagtttcctcatctgtaaaacaggcatAAATGTAATATCTCACAGTGCTATTATGAGGATTACATGTGATGGTGGTTGGACAGGATGCCTGACACATAGCAACCACTCAATAAATGAGAGCTGTTATAGCCATTACTTTAACTCTTTTTAAAGCTGCTCCAACTCTACCCACTCCAGGAAGTCCTCCCAGGGTCTCCACTCCCAAATTCCCATTCATTCCATCTTGCTCCTTCCAACCCTTAGGACAGTATCCCCTcaaatttctttgttttcatgtCTGAGAAGTAGTAAAAAGAGCATTGGCAAGAAATCAGAACATTGACTGCCATCTTGCTGTGTGTCTCTTGGCAAGTTCCTTACCCTTTCTGAGCTCTGATTTCATGATTGCATGTGATACAAACTCCTGACAACCATTCACGTCCCTGTGCCTGACCATTCTGGGGTCCCTGTGACCTTCATCCCACGGATGTAGAGAAACCTATGCTTCCTCTTATCCCATCATCCTCTGGGGGATGCATCCTACCTTTGAGAACCAAAGTTCCATCCTCCAACAGATAGGAGGGTCTTCAGCTTGGGGTTCCTGTGGGGCACAGAGAGGCAGGAAGGCTGGGGTTGAGTGAAGTTGCCGTGACATGGGGTAACCCCATGTTTAGGAAGCTGTAGTAGGCTTCTAGCTTTGGGTAGAGGCTGAATCAGGCCTCCAAGGCCCTTCCAACCTTGAAATTCACTATTCTAAGGTTTTCTAAGTATTTATGGCACATATTCTGAGATGTGTTGCCCATTTTTGTTCCCTCCAGTGGGAAGCCACAATATGGCAAAATAGAACCATGAACATTTTCTCTGTGGAGAGGCACCTACAGGGGACAGAGAGAgttccttctcccaggggagTTCAGCTATGCCTTTTTCTGCAGGCTTCTTCTATACCCTGACCTCTGCCCTCATCACTTCCTCCCATTTGAGCCAAGGCTCTCCAATTCTCCACCCAGAAGTGAGTCCTGGGGACCTTGCCCATCCCCTTGAGCAGGCGTACTCTACCCTGAAAGCAGCCCTCCTAACCTCCATCCTTCTCCTGCCCTGGCTAGTCAGTGGCCCAACCTGTTCTTGAGCGTGTTCAATGTGTCATAGAGCGTCACGTCATTCCACTCCCAGGTGTCGATCTCATTGTTGCTTATGTTGGCAAAGCTGTAGATGACATGGGTGCACAGGAAGGGGTCGATGGCGTCTGGGAAGCAGCTCCCATCACCCTCCCGGTACTGGGACCAGCTGGTGTAGTAGCAGATCAGCTTGTATGCAGCACCTGAGGAGAAAGCTAGGGTGAGCCCTGGGCCAAGGTTGAGCCAGGGACCCTCTGGCTGGGGCCCTGAGCTGAGCACCAGTGGGGttttggggaggggtgggatggatggGTAGAATTGTGAGCATAGTTAAAATTCTCAGTGAAAGCAACTGGCTCAAGGGAGTTCTCTGTCTGGTGAAAATAAAACCTATTTTGAAAATGCTTAGGAAAGatcaaagtatataaatatactgCAGACTAAGAACAGAACACTGTAGGGAGTGAGGAGGCTCTGATGAATAAAGATGAGATGGGACTTGGTACAAGtaaggaaggttccctggaggctTTGAAGGAAAGGAGTGGCCTAGCTCCAAACAGCCAGTGTTAGAAGACCTTTGCCTTTCAGGAGTCCTTGGTCTGAGAGGCTCTGGCCTGTCTCTTCTCTGCCTTCATGGGGAAGGTACCCCTGACTTGTAACCCACCCAGAATGGCAGTCTCCGGGCCCCTCAGTCCATCCCCCTAGCTGAGACACAATAACCCAGTGGGCTGGAAAGTTCctgctctcttctttttctaatttctgctGCTGCGGAGCAGGCCTCTTCTGCCCTCTTGATTGGAGTGGGCATCACTCATACACGCTATTCCTGGGCTCCTGTTAGTGGTTCCCACTAGGCTATTGGTTGAAGCCTTCTTTGAACCTGAGCCTttgaaagcttttaattttgaaaaatagtaaatatacagaaaagtagagagTAGTATAATAAACATCTATATACTCATCACCTTGGTTTAACAAATGCTAATGTTTCTGAGCCATTTGCATCACAGAAGAAACTGGGAAAAAATGCCAAGTTCCCTTCCATATAGCCCTCACCACACCCCCACCTTCCATGAGTTAAAAGAAGGTTACTTACAGCTCTGGAGCAGCACCAGGACCACAAAACCTGAAGGGAAATCCAGGATGAGACCCCCTGCAAGCACCTCTGGTCCTCCCTCCTGCTCCCTGCACCCACCCTCCACCGCCACAGAATCCAGGGCCTCCTCACACCAGgaacctcctctctctcccctggCTCTGCACCGCCCCTTCTCCCGCCCACTGCCTCTCCCCACAGCAGGTAGGAGGCCAGTCTCTGCAAGCAGTAGCTCTGCGGCCAACCCAGAGacctgtctgagccaccctcAGCCCCATCCTGGCTGcagcagaggagggcatggcgcgGCCTCTTCCTGTGCCTTCAGGTTCCTGCTCCCCAGCTGCCTGAGCAGGACACTTCCTGGGCCTCCAGCTTCCTCTTATACGTACCCTTCTCCACTCCCCTGCACCACAATCCTCCCTTTACTGGAAACCGAGCTGTGTGTCAGTGAAGGAACTGGCAGACTGTGAAGTGGCGGGGGAGGAGCACTGTGGGCCCCAAGAGGTGGATTGGGAAACCCTGGAGAGTCTTGAAAACTTGGGCCAAGTCTTCCTGAGGCATCTGCCAGTAGAACAGCCATTAGAAGGATGATCTGGGGGCTCCTGGGCCCAGTGACTCAGCCTCCCACTCACTTTTCTCCAAAAGTCAGCAGTTCCCCTGCTTTTCTGGCAACCCCTACCTTTGCCTCTCCAGCCCTCTGTCCAGGCCTTTGGCCAGGCTGAAACTGGGCACAATTGAATTCTGCAACCCACAGCACCTCCAAACAAGGCTGTTATTTCTTCTCTCCCTGATCCCGGCATCACCCTGCCtgacctcctctcctcctctccaagCCTGCTTCCCATAGCAGCCTGAAGGTCAAGGTGAGGGCCAGAGAGCCTTTCAGCAACTGACATGCTGATTGTTTAACAAGAAAAGCTAGGGAGGAGTGGGAAGTTGCTGAGTGGCACTCTGAGACCTGCTGCTGCTTTCCTTCCTTTTGAAATGCCAGTTACAATGAATGAGAAAGAATTTGGCAAGTCTGGGGCTTCAGTGAAATACCAAGAAGTAAAAATGCAGACAATTCAGTTTCCCTCAGGAGCAGATAATCTCAGATCAATAACCTCCATTCCCTTAGCTCCTCTCTTTTGAAACCCAAGTGTAATGATACCACCCCTTTCTAGATCCCTtggcgattttttttttttttttttggtcactctTCAGATAAGAACAAAACTTCTTAACAAGGCTCTGCATGATTTGTCCTATTTGTGGATACATTTTGAGCCAAAGATCCTGGACAACTCCATTCTTCGTAGGCTACAAATGAATTAATAGGCAGGGAGTGAAAAATCCAGAACTCCAGTTGCTGGAATAGGTCAGAGGGCTTCTCAATAGATACCTTTACTTTGACACTAACATTCGGTACTAATCTGATGTTAGCCACACTGGTTTCACAGCCCTCTCTTGGTGAGGTCTATCTCTCTGTgcacttctcttccttcctctccctgtaAAACTGAAACAACTCTTCACTGAAAGAAATGGTCAGAGAGCAGTTTGTCCAGAGTCATACTCATGAACACTAAAGGGTCATTGCTTCACCCTTTTAAAGTAAATAGCCTTCTTTTGTACCCTAGATAATTGACAGAAATGATAGTTCATAATAACCTTTCTTTGTTTGGGGCACTGGGAAATAGACTTCTTCTAATGTCTAATAGAAATATTACAGTGGTAGGTATGTAAAAATTTTCATAACAGGGTGCAGGATGTTAAGAAAACACctactttcactctcctcctttgttaaaaattatttcataggCTTAGATTGGCCCACGCTTTATCCTGTGCTCCCCTAAACCCAGTTCGATCAGTTCCACATGTCATGCATGAATGTGGCCAGAAGAGGCCAAGACATTGCCTGGGGCTGCCCCAGCATGACTGGCCAAGGGTCCCAGAGCACCTCCCAACCTCATCTCATGTCCTGCCCCCTTCAGCCCCTGTAACCCATCCATTcattccatctttctttttttactttttgtccgcgccacgtggcatgtggactcttagttccctgaccagggttcgaaaccagtggaagcacagaattttCATTGCTGGACCGCCAGGGACGTCCCAATGCCCTCTTTCTTGAACTTTCTTATATTTGCTCTGCTCTCATCCACCACACAGCTTTTGCATATGCCATCTACTTGCATGTCAATAACTATGAAGGGCCTGAGATTTTATACTACTTGCAAGCTAATGAGATAGACAGCCAGTCTTATGGATTCCGGCAGAAGACACAGAACCTTAGGGCAGAGACAAAGGACTTTTCATGTCACAACAAGCAGCAGGAACTCCATGTTTGCATCATTTCTTGTGATGAGGCAGCTATTTGAGTTGCTGCCTAAGCATTTTACAGTATGAGAACTCTACTCACACCCAGAATCTGGCAATTTAGAGAAGAACCCGAGTTTAGGATTCCAGCCACAAGGTCctgctttgcatttccctgggcaccttttaaaataaaatttttaagttgaGCCCTCGAAAAGTAAGTGGTGCTCCTCAACCACCTTGTAAGTAAAAGGTGCTTGTTCTCTTTCTCCTGCCGGCTTGTGACAGAGCACTGCTCCTACCCCCAGCTCATTGCATGCCTCCCTCCTCTGTTTCTGGAGTCTGTAAGTAATCCtgccacttcactttctttgtgtATTGAAACTGTGCCTTCAATCAAAACAGCCCCAAGGTTTTCATTTCCCCAAAATCGTAGCTGATAGTGAAGGAGCTTCCTGCCCACCCTGTGTGCATGGCTCCTGCCTCCTCTGTCCGCAGGTCATAATCCGCATATTCTTAACTTAACACACTTACTCATCCTTCAGAATGCAGCTCAGCAAGCACCTTAAGAAAAGGCAGACTCCCCTGTGAGGGAAGATCCCTACTGGGGTTGTCAGAGTACTTTGTACCTCTCTTCCTAGCACATGACTCTTAGAATTTTACATCTTGTGTGTGAGTGCGGATGTCATTGATGTCTGCCTCCCTCACTAGTCTATAAACTCAGTAAAGGCAAAGACGGGGTCCTGTTCTACTCACATTTGTGTTCATCCCTAGTGCCTGCCACATAGTAGATGCTTAGGGAAGTATTTATTaagtgactgaataaatgaaaaaatgaccTCAGGATGGTACAAAACTCCAAACTCTTCTGCTTTGAGTTTGGAACCTGAGGTGctagaaatttcattttttcaataGTTATGTCACCTTGTGAATAACCAACTCGGGAGGTACAATGAAAACCCAGAGAAAGCACCCTGACAATTTTTCCCTGATCCAATCATTCTAATCGTCTGCTCTTATCCTTCATTTACTCATGCAACCAATGCTAATTGAGCACTTACAGTTGCCCTGTACTGTGGGAGGCGGTGGAGGCAGAAAACAGTGAAATCAGAGAATCAGCGCCTGTCCTCATGAAGAACGTGGTCTGCAAAGAAGATGGACATTAAACAGCGGCTCATATAAATCAATGATTTATTACAACTGTGAAAAGTTCAACAAAGTACTTCTGAGGGTTAGGAGAGTTTATAAATGCTGTGGGTGgtcagggaagtcttccttgGGAAATGATGTTTCAGTTGGAAGGGGAAGAACAGGTGCTAACCTGGCAAAAACATATGAGgcaggagaaacagaaaaagccCATGATGGGAAGAGGCTGCCATGTTCCAGGACCCGCATGGATTTAAGAGGTTGAAGCACGAAGTATGGTAAGGGAGGCAccttggtggcccagacagtaaaaaatctgcctgcgatgcaggagaactgggtttgatccctgggacagaaagaccccatggagaagggagtggctaacataacaactccagtatttttgcccagagaattccagggacagaggagcctggcaggctacagtccatggggtcacaaagggtaggaCACTACTGAACGCCTTtcgctttctttctttcactttgaagAGCAAAGTAGGGCAAAGGAGGCACAGATAAGGCTGAATCAGGAGGCTGTGGGCAGACAGAACCATGTCAGAGGACAACTTTCTGGATCCCAGGGATAGCCTCTCAGGCATAACTGTTTTGAGGATCCTTTCCTTTTGCATGGAGCATCAGAACAAATGAAGGTGATATTAACATCCTACCAAGTATTTGAGGGGAAGTTCTTTATTCACAGGCAGGTCTCttcctcaaattcatttccaaatCCTCAGCTCCAGCATGGTATTAGTGCCAGCACGTAGTAAATGCtatcaaagactcagacacagaaaCATCTGGACAAGTAAACAATTGCAAAAGTAACTTCAGAAAGAAAGCTTTGTTGAATACAAATTGCAACaagtatttaaaaagtgaaaaaagatgaCTAAGGCTACCATGTTCATAGTAGAAA is drawn from Bubalus kerabau isolate K-KA32 ecotype Philippines breed swamp buffalo chromosome 5, PCC_UOA_SB_1v2, whole genome shotgun sequence and contains these coding sequences:
- the CHI3L1 gene encoding chitinase-3-like protein 1, with product MPSSAAARMGLRVAQTGFVVLVLLQSCAAYKLICYYTSWSQYREGDGSCFPDAIDPFLCTHVIYSFANISNNEIDTWEWNDVTLYDTLNTLKNRNPKLKTLLSVGGWNFGSQRFSKIASKTQSRRTFIKSVPPFLRTHGFDGLDLAWLYPGWRDKRHLTTLVKEMKAEFVREAQAGTEQLLLSAAVPAGKIAIDRGYDIAQISRHLDFISLLTYDFHGAWRQTVGHHSPLFRGQEDASSDRFSNADYAVSYMLRLGAPANKLVMGIPTFGKSYTLASSKTDVGAPISGPGIPGQFTKEKGILAYYEICDFLHGATTHRFRDQQVPYATKGNQWVAYDDQESVKNKARYLKNRQLAGAMVWALDLDDFRGTFCGQNLAFPLTNAIKDVLAGV